From Agrobacterium tumefaciens, a single genomic window includes:
- a CDS encoding sugar ABC transporter ATP-binding protein — protein sequence MSEPATLLEARAIGKAFLGIKALDGVDFSVQRGEIHALLGENGAGKSTLIKILTGVYHRDSGSVLLEGQEISPANVGDAQALGIGTVYQEVNLLENLTVAENLFLGRQPRRFGMIDRREMSRRALELLSRYGLSIDVNALLSTYSVAIRQIIAIARAVDLSGKVLVLDEPTASLDTHEVEMLFGVLRQLRKQGIGTVIITHFLNQVYDIADRVTVLRNGKLVGTRAIEDLPRTDLISMMLGRELQHITHDHEAAEQTITEREASIRFENYGKRGSVAPFDLDVRAGEIVGIAGLLGSGRTETAFLLFGVERPDSGRAIIDGAPVAIGSPEAAIAAGFGFCPEERKTDGIIGDLSVTDNIALALQARQGWARPLSRKQKSELAKDFIQSLDIRPADPDRPIKFLSGGNQQKAILARWLATNPRLLILDEPTRGIDIGAHAEILKMIERLCAEGMSLVVISSELEELTAIAHRVVVLSDRRHVRELAGADVTADNIMRAIADAARTEAA from the coding sequence ATGTCCGAACCGGCCACACTTTTGGAAGCACGCGCGATCGGCAAAGCCTTCCTCGGGATCAAAGCACTTGATGGCGTCGATTTCTCGGTACAGCGCGGTGAAATTCACGCGCTCCTCGGCGAAAATGGTGCGGGAAAATCAACTCTCATTAAGATTCTGACGGGCGTATATCATCGCGACAGCGGCTCGGTATTGCTGGAAGGTCAGGAGATCTCCCCGGCCAATGTTGGCGATGCACAGGCGCTCGGCATCGGCACGGTCTACCAGGAAGTGAACCTCCTAGAAAACCTCACAGTTGCCGAAAACCTTTTCCTAGGCCGCCAGCCGCGACGGTTCGGTATGATCGACCGCCGTGAGATGAGCAGGCGTGCGCTTGAATTGCTTTCGCGTTACGGCCTATCGATCGATGTGAACGCACTGCTTTCAACCTATTCAGTCGCAATACGCCAGATCATCGCCATTGCCCGGGCGGTCGACCTATCCGGCAAGGTCCTTGTCCTGGATGAGCCAACAGCGAGCCTGGATACGCACGAGGTTGAGATGCTCTTCGGGGTCCTCAGGCAATTGCGGAAGCAAGGTATTGGGACCGTCATCATCACGCATTTTCTCAATCAGGTGTATGACATTGCCGACCGGGTGACCGTTCTACGCAACGGTAAGCTCGTTGGCACCCGAGCCATTGAAGATCTTCCGCGTACCGATCTGATTTCAATGATGCTCGGGCGTGAGTTACAGCACATCACGCACGATCATGAGGCAGCCGAACAGACCATCACAGAGCGCGAGGCATCGATCCGCTTCGAGAATTACGGTAAGCGGGGCAGCGTCGCGCCATTCGATCTTGATGTGCGGGCGGGCGAAATTGTTGGCATCGCCGGTCTTCTCGGATCTGGTCGCACGGAAACGGCGTTCCTGCTGTTTGGCGTTGAACGCCCAGACAGCGGGAGAGCGATCATCGACGGCGCGCCGGTCGCAATCGGCTCTCCCGAAGCAGCAATCGCAGCAGGGTTCGGTTTCTGTCCCGAAGAGCGAAAGACCGACGGCATCATTGGCGACTTGTCTGTAACAGATAACATCGCGCTCGCCCTCCAGGCGAGGCAAGGCTGGGCCAGACCACTTTCCCGAAAACAGAAATCCGAGCTCGCAAAAGATTTCATTCAGTCCCTCGACATACGCCCCGCCGATCCGGATCGGCCGATCAAGTTTCTGTCTGGTGGAAATCAGCAAAAGGCCATTCTCGCTCGTTGGCTTGCGACCAATCCAAGGCTTCTGATCCTGGACGAGCCGACACGCGGGATCGATATCGGTGCCCATGCGGAAATTCTGAAGATGATAGAGAGGCTGTGCGCAGAAGGCATGTCTCTGGTTGTCATATCGTCCGAACTCGAGGAATTGACGGCGATAGCACACCGCGTGGTCGTCCTGTCGGACAGGCGTCATGTACGTGAGCTCGCGGGAGCGGACGTAACAGCAGACAACATCATGCGTGCCATTGCAGATGCAGCAAGAACGGAGGCTGCTTGA
- a CDS encoding MFS transporter yields the protein MTNRTTNELEYIPRTRVPDAKWAAVFSLSLGVFGLVTAEFLPVSLLTPVSADLSISPGIAGQSITVTALVAAVAGPAVVIGTRSVDRRLTLLGLTLLLIISSTLAAFANGLSMLLVSRVLLGIGLGGFWAMSGALALRLVPLEKLPRAMSIILTGVSLATVCAAPVGAWIGATLGWRAAFSVAAILGVVAFFAQILTVPALAPAGAPSLGTMFRLLQRPQLRIGLLTTMLVVAGQFAGFTYVRPFLEVVPKFGIEAISFALLAYGVGGFFGNFFGGFLAERNAAWAVTIVAILIAASASVLVLAGTSPVIASVAIAFWGFAFGGLPVTVQSFVTRVASDEAESAGALLLTTFQIAISSGAVLGGLLIDLHGATMVFVFVSVSTLLGATLMASRRGVVPQAEASRG from the coding sequence ACCAACGAACTTGAATATATCCCTCGCACTCGCGTACCTGACGCGAAATGGGCCGCGGTCTTCTCGCTCTCGCTCGGCGTTTTTGGACTTGTGACAGCGGAATTCCTGCCGGTCAGTCTTTTGACCCCCGTCTCTGCCGATCTTTCGATCAGTCCTGGTATCGCTGGCCAATCCATCACGGTGACAGCACTCGTAGCCGCAGTTGCCGGACCCGCAGTTGTCATCGGTACCCGAAGCGTCGACCGCCGATTGACACTCCTGGGTCTTACGCTCCTTCTCATCATCTCCAGTACGCTTGCCGCGTTCGCAAACGGGCTTTCAATGCTTTTGGTATCGCGGGTCCTGCTCGGTATTGGGCTCGGCGGTTTCTGGGCGATGTCAGGTGCCCTTGCGCTGCGGCTTGTGCCGCTCGAAAAGCTACCGCGCGCGATGTCGATCATCCTCACGGGCGTGTCGCTTGCAACGGTTTGTGCAGCACCGGTTGGGGCATGGATTGGAGCGACTTTGGGTTGGCGCGCTGCGTTCTCGGTTGCTGCGATCCTTGGCGTAGTTGCGTTCTTTGCCCAGATATTGACAGTACCTGCTCTCGCCCCGGCCGGAGCCCCGAGCTTAGGGACAATGTTCCGATTGTTGCAGCGGCCGCAATTGCGCATCGGTCTTCTGACTACCATGTTGGTTGTAGCGGGCCAGTTCGCAGGATTTACGTATGTTCGCCCATTTCTCGAAGTGGTTCCGAAATTCGGGATCGAGGCGATTTCCTTTGCGCTTTTGGCCTATGGCGTCGGTGGTTTTTTCGGTAATTTCTTTGGTGGGTTCCTCGCAGAGCGCAATGCGGCGTGGGCTGTAACTATCGTTGCGATCCTGATCGCTGCATCGGCTTCTGTCCTGGTGCTTGCAGGTACGTCTCCAGTCATTGCATCCGTGGCGATCGCATTTTGGGGCTTTGCCTTCGGTGGTTTGCCCGTCACGGTACAGAGTTTTGTAACGCGGGTTGCGTCCGACGAAGCAGAGAGTGCCGGTGCGCTGTTGCTAACCACGTTTCAGATCGCCATTTCGAGCGGCGCCGTTCTCGGTGGGCTGCTGATCGATCTTCATGGTGCAACAATGGTGTTCGTTTTCGTAAGTGTTTCAACACTTTTGGGTGCGACCCTTATGGCTTCGCGCCGTGGCGTGGTCCCGCAGGCCGAGGCCTCAAGGGGATAA
- the yjfF gene encoding sugar ABC transporter permease YjfF has product MIHSRNLPFLTTLTIFVIAYILCVIQYPAIFSTRVIGNLLTDNAFLGIAAVGMTFVILSGGIDLSIGSVIAFTSVFVAVMVGTYNVHPLLAFTVVLAISTLFGCLMGAMIRFLSIPPFVVTLAGMFLARGAAYLISTQSVPISHPFIDAIQGFYVRFPGGGRLTALAMLMLIVFAAGILIASRTRFGANVYALGGNVQSAELMGVPIGSTTIGIYALSGFLSGLSGIVYTLYTSSGYSLATVGVELDAIAAVVIGGTLLTGGTGLVAGTFVGLLIQGLIQTYIVFDGTLSSWWTKIAIGILLFVFIVLQRAIIWYSNRRLAGPHPA; this is encoded by the coding sequence ATGATACACAGCCGCAATCTTCCCTTCCTCACCACTCTGACGATCTTCGTCATCGCCTATATTCTTTGCGTCATTCAGTATCCGGCAATCTTCTCAACCCGCGTGATCGGTAACCTTCTGACGGACAACGCCTTCCTGGGGATTGCCGCAGTCGGAATGACCTTCGTCATATTGTCTGGCGGGATCGACCTATCGATAGGGTCTGTTATCGCCTTCACAAGTGTCTTCGTCGCGGTCATGGTTGGAACCTATAACGTCCACCCGCTGCTCGCCTTTACAGTAGTATTGGCGATCTCAACTCTGTTCGGTTGCCTGATGGGGGCGATGATCCGGTTCCTGTCTATCCCACCATTTGTGGTGACGCTTGCGGGTATGTTTCTGGCACGTGGTGCAGCCTACCTGATCTCGACGCAATCCGTGCCGATCTCCCATCCCTTTATCGATGCGATCCAGGGGTTTTACGTCCGCTTCCCGGGCGGCGGCCGACTGACGGCTCTTGCAATGTTGATGCTCATTGTCTTTGCAGCAGGCATCCTTATTGCAAGCCGCACGCGCTTCGGAGCCAATGTCTATGCACTTGGAGGTAATGTACAATCAGCCGAGCTCATGGGCGTTCCGATCGGGTCCACGACAATTGGCATTTATGCGCTCTCCGGCTTTTTGTCGGGCCTATCCGGCATCGTCTATACGCTTTACACCTCCTCGGGCTATTCATTGGCAACGGTCGGTGTTGAACTTGATGCAATCGCAGCCGTTGTCATAGGAGGTACCCTACTGACGGGCGGCACCGGACTGGTGGCCGGAACATTTGTCGGGCTTCTTATTCAGGGACTGATCCAGACATACATCGTTTTTGACGGCACACTTTCATCGTGGTGGACGAAAATCGCCATCGGCATTCTGCTTTTCGTCTTCATCGTGTTGCAGCGCGCAATCATCTGGTATTCAAACAGGAGACTGGCCGGGCCACATCCGGCCTGA
- a CDS encoding dihydroxy-acid dehydratase family protein, protein MTKSDNLPATQGKLRSRAWFDNPANADMTALYLERYMNFGLSQAELQSDRPIIGIAQTGSDLSPCNRHHLELANRLREGIREAGGIAIEFPVHPIQETGKRPTAGLDRNLAYLGLVEVLYGYPLDGVVLTIGCDKTTPACLMAAATVNIPAIALSVGPMLNGWFRGERTGSGTIVWKARELLAKGEIDYQGFVKLVASSAPSTGYCNTMGTATTMNSLAEALGMQLPGSAAIPAPYRDRQEVSYLTGLRIVEMVKEDLKPSDIMTKDAFINAIRVNSAIGGSTNAPIHLNGLARHVGVELTVDDWQTYGEDVPLLVNLQPAGEYLGEDYYHAGGVPAVVNQLMTQGLIKEDAMTVNGKTIGDNCRGAIIEDEKVIRPYEQPLKERAGFRVLRGNLFSSAIMKTSVISKEFRDRYLSNPNDPEAFEGRAVVFDGPEDYHHRIDDPSLKIDANTILFMRGAGPIGYPGAAEVVNMRAPDYLLKEGVNSLPCIGDGRQSGTSGSPSILNASPEAAAGGGLAVLQTGDRVRVDVGRGTADILISGEELANRYAALSADGGYKFPDHQTPWQEIQRGIVSQMETGAVLEPAVKYQRIAQTKGLPRDNH, encoded by the coding sequence ATGACTAAATCCGACAATCTACCCGCAACCCAGGGCAAGCTTCGCTCGCGCGCATGGTTCGATAATCCCGCGAACGCGGATATGACAGCGCTATATCTCGAGCGATACATGAACTTCGGTCTGAGCCAGGCCGAATTGCAGTCCGACCGCCCGATCATCGGTATCGCGCAGACCGGTTCTGACCTTTCACCCTGCAACCGTCATCATCTTGAACTCGCAAATCGCCTGCGTGAAGGTATCCGTGAAGCCGGTGGTATCGCCATCGAGTTTCCGGTCCACCCAATTCAGGAGACAGGCAAGCGTCCGACCGCAGGTCTAGACCGCAACCTGGCTTATCTCGGTCTCGTTGAAGTACTTTACGGCTACCCGCTCGATGGCGTGGTTCTGACGATCGGTTGCGACAAGACGACCCCTGCCTGTCTTATGGCGGCGGCCACCGTCAACATTCCTGCCATCGCGTTGTCCGTCGGTCCTATGCTGAACGGCTGGTTCCGTGGAGAACGGACAGGCTCGGGCACCATCGTCTGGAAGGCACGTGAGCTCCTGGCTAAGGGTGAAATCGACTATCAGGGGTTCGTCAAACTTGTTGCTTCGTCTGCGCCATCTACGGGCTATTGCAACACCATGGGCACGGCAACGACCATGAATTCGCTCGCCGAAGCACTTGGCATGCAGCTTCCTGGTTCGGCCGCAATTCCCGCGCCTTACCGCGATCGTCAGGAGGTATCTTACCTGACAGGTCTTCGCATCGTCGAAATGGTCAAAGAAGATCTGAAGCCGTCCGACATCATGACGAAGGATGCATTCATCAACGCCATTCGCGTTAACTCTGCCATCGGTGGCTCCACCAACGCTCCGATCCATCTGAATGGTCTTGCCCGCCATGTGGGCGTAGAACTGACGGTCGATGACTGGCAGACCTACGGCGAAGACGTGCCGTTGCTCGTCAACCTGCAGCCGGCCGGTGAATATCTCGGTGAAGACTATTACCACGCCGGTGGTGTACCCGCAGTCGTCAACCAGTTGATGACCCAAGGGCTCATCAAGGAAGACGCTATGACCGTCAATGGAAAGACGATCGGCGATAACTGCCGTGGCGCGATCATTGAAGATGAGAAAGTTATTCGTCCTTACGAGCAGCCCCTCAAGGAGCGCGCAGGTTTCCGCGTTCTGCGCGGCAACCTGTTCTCCTCGGCGATCATGAAGACCAGCGTGATTTCGAAAGAATTCCGCGACCGTTATCTTTCGAACCCCAATGATCCGGAAGCATTTGAAGGCCGCGCTGTCGTGTTCGATGGTCCAGAGGACTATCACCACCGCATCGACGATCCGTCGCTGAAGATTGACGCGAACACGATTCTGTTCATGCGCGGTGCCGGCCCAATCGGTTATCCGGGCGCGGCTGAAGTCGTCAACATGCGCGCTCCCGATTACCTGCTCAAGGAAGGCGTCAACTCACTGCCTTGCATCGGTGATGGCCGTCAGTCCGGCACATCAGGCAGCCCATCCATTCTCAACGCCTCGCCAGAAGCAGCGGCAGGCGGTGGCTTGGCTGTTCTTCAAACGGGTGACCGCGTTCGTGTTGACGTCGGTCGCGGCACGGCAGATATCCTGATTTCCGGCGAGGAGCTTGCCAACCGTTATGCGGCACTTTCTGCTGATGGCGGTTATAAGTTCCCGGATCACCAGACACCGTGGCAGGAAATCCAGCGCGGTATCGTCAGCCAGATGGAAACAGGTGCTGTCCTCGAGCCAGCAGTCAAATATCAGCGCATTGCTCAGACAAAGGGGCTGCCGCGCGACAACCACTAA
- a CDS encoding FadR family transcriptional regulator, with amino-acid sequence MGLLETTISGRKRRNSHSHVVSELGSAIVSGKIAEGALLPNDAELSMRFGVSRTVLRETMKTLAAKRLVEPKAKVGTRVLNRSSWNFFDPDVLGWRCDAGIDQEFVNHLAEIRLALEPAAAAAAALQASNEDIVSLYVIAAKFDNQHHTPESIAKVDLEFHLAVAHMSGNPFMRSASGLIEAALAISFKLSSPASSPETIAEIASNHLRIVHAIAARDSDGAIKAMRHVIEVGKDRTQRAIDGP; translated from the coding sequence TTGGGGCTGCTGGAAACGACGATAAGTGGGCGAAAGCGCCGGAACAGCCACTCTCATGTGGTGTCCGAACTCGGCAGCGCCATCGTTTCGGGCAAAATTGCCGAAGGCGCTCTGCTTCCAAACGACGCCGAACTGTCGATGCGCTTTGGCGTGTCACGAACGGTGCTGCGCGAAACGATGAAGACGCTCGCAGCCAAAAGACTGGTGGAACCCAAGGCAAAAGTTGGTACGCGCGTCCTCAACCGTTCGAGCTGGAACTTCTTTGACCCCGACGTACTGGGCTGGCGTTGCGACGCTGGAATAGATCAGGAGTTCGTCAATCATCTCGCTGAAATCCGCTTGGCGCTGGAACCGGCTGCCGCTGCGGCCGCCGCCCTCCAGGCTTCAAACGAGGATATTGTTTCCCTTTACGTCATAGCCGCGAAATTCGACAATCAGCATCACACGCCGGAAAGCATCGCCAAGGTCGATCTCGAATTTCACTTGGCGGTTGCCCATATGTCGGGAAATCCGTTCATGCGTTCGGCAAGTGGTCTCATCGAGGCTGCACTTGCAATCTCGTTTAAGCTTTCGTCTCCTGCATCCTCGCCTGAGACAATTGCCGAAATCGCCTCGAACCACCTGCGGATCGTGCATGCGATCGCAGCCAGAGATTCCGATGGGGCGATCAAGGCGATGCGACACGTCATAGAAGTCGGCAAGGACCGGACACAAAGGGCAATCGACGGGCCCTAA
- a CDS encoding ABC transporter permease yields the protein MHAIKKRLKRLFPQIAALVVILTAITVISPGFLNVSFQNGRLYGSLIDILVRAAPVALLTVGMTLVIATRGIDLSIGAVIAICGAVAATLISEGHSIASVIVISLAVGIACGIWNGVLVAVLDIQPIIATLILMVAGRGIAQLITEGVILTFNNDGFAAIGSGTLAGIPLPVIIWAATALVIGLLVRKTALGFLIEATGINRRAASLAGVRARFLLFFAYAVSGLCAAIAGMIVTADIRGADANNAGLWLELDAILAVVIGGTSLNGGRFSITASLIGALIIQTINTGILVSGFPPEFNLIIKAGIIIVVLTLQSPAILTLLDFLKTSRPKPQTPSHTANGVGKEGAAR from the coding sequence ATGCACGCGATCAAAAAACGCCTGAAAAGACTGTTTCCCCAGATTGCCGCCCTGGTTGTCATTCTCACCGCCATCACGGTGATTTCTCCCGGGTTTCTCAATGTTTCTTTCCAGAACGGGCGCCTCTACGGCAGCCTCATCGACATACTCGTGCGCGCCGCACCGGTTGCGCTTTTGACTGTCGGCATGACGCTGGTTATCGCGACAAGGGGCATCGACCTTTCCATTGGTGCCGTGATTGCGATTTGCGGCGCGGTTGCGGCGACACTGATCAGTGAAGGGCACTCCATTGCATCTGTTATCGTTATATCTCTTGCCGTCGGCATAGCCTGCGGCATCTGGAATGGTGTGTTGGTTGCCGTTCTCGATATCCAGCCCATCATCGCAACGCTCATATTGATGGTCGCGGGACGCGGGATCGCGCAGCTCATCACCGAGGGTGTCATTCTGACCTTCAACAATGATGGTTTTGCCGCGATCGGTTCAGGCACTCTTGCAGGCATTCCGCTGCCTGTCATCATCTGGGCAGCGACAGCGTTGGTTATCGGACTGCTGGTTCGCAAGACGGCACTCGGGTTTCTGATTGAGGCAACCGGTATCAACCGACGGGCCGCCTCTCTGGCAGGTGTCCGAGCCCGTTTCCTTCTGTTTTTCGCCTACGCCGTATCGGGATTGTGTGCAGCAATCGCCGGCATGATTGTCACCGCCGATATCCGCGGCGCCGACGCCAACAATGCCGGCCTTTGGCTTGAGCTCGATGCTATCTTGGCAGTGGTCATCGGCGGAACGTCTCTGAATGGCGGCCGCTTCTCGATCACGGCATCGCTGATTGGTGCCCTGATCATCCAGACGATCAACACCGGTATTCTGGTGTCGGGATTTCCGCCGGAATTCAATCTCATTATCAAGGCGGGTATCATTATTGTCGTGCTTACACTGCAATCTCCGGCAATTTTGACCCTTCTCGATTTTCTCAAAACCTCTAGGCCAAAGCCTCAAACCCCATCCCATACTGCCAACGGCGTGGGTAAAGAGGGAGCAGCGCGATGA
- a CDS encoding ABC transporter substrate-binding protein has protein sequence MRKAIAAVTVALSACLATGVSAQSLTVGFSQIGSESGWRAAETTVTKQQAEKRGITLKFADAQQKQENQIKAVRGFIAQGVDAILIAPVVATGWDAVLKEAKEENIPVILLDRQIEAPDSLYLTAVTSDQVHEGKVAGDWLAKDVGSKDCKVVELQGTTGSSPAINRKKGFEEAIASHSNIKIVRSQTGDFTRTKGKEVMESFIKAEGGGKDICAVYAHNDDMAVGAIQAIKEAGLKPGTDIKVVSIDAVPDIFKAMADGEANATVELTPDMAGPAFDALDAYLKDKKEPAKWIQTESKLYTSSDDPMKVYEAKKGLGY, from the coding sequence ATGAGAAAAGCAATCGCGGCAGTCACTGTCGCACTTTCAGCATGCCTTGCAACCGGCGTTTCTGCGCAATCGCTCACCGTTGGTTTTTCGCAGATCGGTTCTGAATCCGGATGGCGCGCGGCAGAAACAACGGTCACAAAGCAGCAGGCAGAAAAGCGTGGCATCACGCTTAAATTCGCTGATGCACAGCAAAAACAGGAAAACCAGATCAAGGCCGTTCGCGGCTTCATCGCTCAGGGTGTCGACGCAATCCTGATTGCGCCAGTCGTCGCCACCGGCTGGGATGCTGTCCTGAAGGAAGCCAAGGAAGAAAACATCCCTGTCATACTCCTCGACCGCCAGATCGAGGCACCCGACAGTCTGTATCTGACAGCCGTGACATCCGACCAGGTTCATGAAGGCAAGGTCGCGGGCGACTGGCTCGCCAAGGACGTCGGCTCTAAGGACTGCAAAGTGGTCGAATTGCAGGGCACGACCGGTTCGTCGCCTGCCATTAACCGCAAGAAGGGCTTTGAGGAGGCAATTGCCTCGCACAGCAACATCAAGATTGTTCGCTCGCAGACCGGTGACTTTACCCGCACCAAAGGCAAAGAAGTGATGGAAAGCTTCATTAAGGCCGAGGGCGGCGGCAAGGATATCTGTGCCGTCTACGCACACAATGATGACATGGCTGTCGGTGCAATCCAGGCAATCAAGGAAGCAGGCCTGAAGCCCGGAACCGATATCAAGGTTGTCTCGATCGACGCTGTTCCAGACATCTTCAAAGCCATGGCAGATGGTGAAGCAAATGCAACGGTGGAACTGACACCGGACATGGCAGGACCGGCGTTTGATGCACTGGATGCCTATCTGAAGGACAAGAAGGAGCCGGCAAAGTGGATTCAGACCGAATCCAAGCTCTACACGTCGTCCGATGATCCTATGAAGGTCTACGAGGCGAAGAAGGGGCTCGGATATTAA
- a CDS encoding ABC transporter ATP-binding protein, which produces MSLLSVEGVGKTFESPQRKVAALADVTFSLQAGETLGLAGPSGCGKSTLARILMRLITADEGTVRFDKYDWLSLEGNDLRRARPRMQMVFQDTHSAFNPSATVESSIGEPLRIHKGGSVAKRSLEIHALMDRVGLPSIYAQRSVFSLSGGQRQRVAIARALALSPALLILDEAVSALDISVRNQILELVVEIQRETQVACLFVSHDLAVIHAVCHRVAIMESGRIVEIGETGKIIKFPQSSAARDLIAAAPRLSKTR; this is translated from the coding sequence ATGAGCCTACTTTCGGTGGAGGGTGTCGGCAAGACATTCGAGAGCCCTCAACGCAAAGTCGCCGCACTTGCAGACGTCACGTTCTCCCTGCAGGCCGGTGAAACGCTTGGTCTTGCCGGGCCATCAGGTTGTGGCAAATCGACGTTAGCGCGTATTCTGATGCGGCTTATAACAGCCGATGAGGGCACTGTCCGTTTCGACAAGTACGACTGGCTATCACTTGAAGGCAATGACCTTCGCAGAGCGCGGCCGCGCATGCAGATGGTATTTCAGGATACGCATAGCGCTTTCAATCCAAGCGCGACTGTCGAAAGCTCCATTGGTGAACCGTTACGCATCCATAAAGGTGGATCTGTTGCCAAACGATCGCTTGAGATACACGCACTGATGGATCGGGTGGGTTTGCCCTCGATCTACGCTCAACGTTCGGTCTTTAGCCTTTCTGGAGGTCAAAGACAGCGTGTTGCTATCGCACGGGCGCTTGCACTCAGCCCGGCCCTCCTTATCCTTGACGAGGCTGTTTCCGCGCTCGACATATCGGTCAGAAACCAAATCCTGGAATTGGTGGTAGAAATCCAGCGCGAGACCCAAGTCGCCTGCCTTTTCGTCTCACACGACCTTGCCGTCATCCACGCTGTTTGTCACCGCGTTGCTATCATGGAGAGCGGGCGCATCGTCGAGATCGGGGAAACCGGCAAAATCATAAAATTCCCCCAATCGTCAGCCGCGCGGGACCTTATTGCCGCAGCGCCGCGGCTGTCGAAGACAAGATAA
- a CDS encoding alanine--glyoxylate aminotransferase family protein yields the protein MRMDISSLLDAPPYPAERYGRLADRLALLLGTTNDVLLIQAEAVLALEAVATSIAREGIRALNIVTSPYGTWFGDWLTRGAADVDNVCATPAKPITLEAVRRALDKADYDVLSIVHAESATGILNPLPEIAALARQKGVLTIVDAVASIGGHPVDVDRLGIDIAVVGPQKALAGPAGVSAISVSQRAWKILDHDRAPTNSMLSLLDQKKLWLDCGRAALPGTPAPLEFFALEAALDRIEAEGLPAVHRRHAQATLATRAALEALATSAWVDVPDNSVLVTTAILPDGIDRDTFLTAANSTPGADITAGVGPGAERLFRLNHTGRRASEEAVRSNIAAVSAALRQVGLPSDDEAGRLAIASVYGA from the coding sequence ATGCGAATGGATATTTCATCGCTCCTGGACGCCCCACCCTACCCTGCGGAGCGATACGGACGCCTTGCTGACAGACTGGCCCTCCTTCTCGGGACGACGAATGACGTTCTTCTCATTCAGGCTGAGGCCGTACTTGCGCTGGAGGCAGTTGCAACCAGCATTGCGCGTGAAGGAATAAGGGCCCTTAACATTGTCACCAGCCCCTACGGCACATGGTTTGGCGACTGGCTGACAAGAGGAGCCGCTGACGTCGACAATGTCTGCGCCACACCAGCCAAGCCGATCACGCTCGAAGCGGTGAGACGAGCGTTGGACAAGGCAGATTATGATGTCTTGTCTATCGTACATGCAGAATCGGCAACCGGCATCCTCAATCCTCTTCCAGAAATCGCCGCACTCGCGAGACAAAAGGGCGTACTTACCATAGTTGACGCCGTTGCATCGATTGGGGGCCATCCTGTTGACGTTGACAGGCTGGGCATAGATATCGCGGTCGTCGGGCCACAGAAAGCGCTGGCCGGCCCGGCCGGCGTTTCGGCAATTTCGGTCAGCCAGAGAGCCTGGAAAATCCTTGACCATGACCGCGCGCCGACAAATTCCATGCTGTCACTCCTCGATCAGAAGAAGCTCTGGCTGGACTGCGGACGTGCAGCTCTCCCAGGTACACCTGCACCGCTGGAGTTCTTTGCGCTCGAGGCCGCTCTCGATCGCATCGAGGCAGAAGGACTTCCAGCCGTTCATCGGCGTCACGCGCAGGCAACCCTTGCCACTCGTGCGGCACTTGAAGCACTTGCGACTTCAGCTTGGGTTGACGTACCCGACAACTCTGTTCTGGTCACTACGGCTATCCTGCCAGATGGGATAGACAGGGACACCTTCCTCACCGCAGCGAACTCTACGCCAGGCGCCGACATTACCGCTGGCGTTGGCCCTGGTGCCGAACGCCTGTTCAGGCTGAACCACACCGGACGTCGCGCGTCAGAAGAAGCCGTGAGGTCGAACATCGCCGCAGTTTCTGCGGCCCTTCGGCAGGTTGGATTGCCATCAGATGACGAAGCCGGTCGGTTGGCCATCGCCTCCGTCTACGGCGCGTAA